In the Periophthalmus magnuspinnatus isolate fPerMag1 chromosome 11, fPerMag1.2.pri, whole genome shotgun sequence genome, ctctcctttctcgtAATGTATTCAAATTTTTCAATGGGTGCCGCTGAGTCATCCTTTTTCAAAATTATGTGAATTAAATTAAAGTCAGTGTCTAATTTTGCAGATTTTCATGagtttttgagcattttttctAACTCTTAGGTGCAATTTACTTGGCAGAAaggaataataaatacatttttacacctTAAAGATAAAAGTTAGATtgtgactttgtcacattgttcCTGATTATGAAGAGTAAATCCTTTCTtctattaatttaaaaaataatattcacaAATCATCATTTCACCATAGCCACACccaaaatttaattttaaatctatttaatAACCTTTTATTGCatgggttttgtgtcttttggtcaagtttgaagtgttttggACGAAAACTGTTGGAGGAGATGTTATAAGATGAAGAGTGATTTTTGTCGATCCCggatttgatccaatatggccgacttcctgtaggatttagggtggggccataatatcattttttacatgtGCTGACGTGACCTATTTTTGATGCTGAGTTTCATTAGTCTATtatgacatttttctgggccGGACTCCCATTGCTGCAATGTAAAtcgatttttgaggtggcactactgAGCCATggttcattatttttttctgcatctTCATTCAAACTTAGAACTCACTGAACTgtaatttttgataccactcacttgtttatacattattgtttacttcttgatttttgacattttctgcAAAACTGTACAATTCCAGTGGAGCTCTTGCACATTTGTGCTCTGGCcctaaaaatctgaaaataatcAGATTCAGAGTGTGCACTGCAGGCAATGAGAACACAACTGTTTCTTTATTTCTCTAAACACTGCTGATACAATAATGACACACAAGTCTACAAACATTCAAGTCTTCAGGACTTCCTCTGAGATTTTCCGACTGGGTCTGCGAGTATGACCAGGCCCCACGCGGCTACACCTGAAAGAGCGGACAGTGGTCAGACATGGACACAAGGGACGGACTCACGGCTCACGGCTCACGGCTCACGGCCTCACTTGCAGCAAAGGTGATCTGTGCGACCGTTCCCATGGACGTAGGACCGCCTTTCCGCATCACTTTGCGGGCTTCGTTAAACACATAGGCCCCTGACAGAAGCAGAGCACTTCCAGAGAGTAACCGGCAGCTCCAGCACCCACCGAACAGCGGCGCGGGCCTCGGGGCCGGGCCGGGGGGGTCCGCCGGGCCGGACATAGAGCGCTAGTCGTCAGGACAACACAAAAAGAGCGTCTGTAAGCGGTACATGTGTGAGTTAAGCAATGGTGAGTTTGTGTGCAGAGGTGCACTAGCGCCCTCTGCTGCTCCGGAGTGGAACCGAAataatcatttgtttttattattatagaaagGTCATTGTTATAGTGAGAAAATgcaaaaggcaaggcaagacaagtttatttgtatagcacaattcatacacaaagtaattcaaagtgctttacagaataagaaagacataaaaatcacataaatcaaaacataaataatcacaaataatcatcataaaattaacattaaaagagaagaggcagaataaaaacctttcagttgtatgcacgactaaacagaactgttttaagcctggatttaaacattgtcaaagtagaggcctgtctcacatcttcaggaagactgttccaggttttagctgcataaaacgtaaacattgattccccatgtttagtcctgactctgggaaccagcaggaggccagtccctgaagtcctcagagtgtgagatggttcatatggcactaacatgtcggagatgtatttggacctaggccatggagagacttatacacaagcagagctgctttaaagtctattctttgagctacacaaaaaacacatttttaacagaacaaacagaatTCCAGGGGGAGGCATACGGGATGACCATAATCACACTTAATTAGAGTAGCCAAGTTCACATCATTGACTATTATCACATGCAGCTGTGCTCGTCTCACTGTATATGTCTCACTGCATCTGTCTCACTGCATACGTCTCACTGTATGTGTCTCACTGCATCTGTCTCACTGCATATGTCTCACTGTATATGCCTCACTGCATCTGTCTCTCTGCGCATGTCTCACTGCATCTGTCTCACTGTATATGTCTCACCTCATATGTCTCACTGTATATGTCTCACTGCATATGTCTCACTGTAAGTCTCACTGCACCTGTCTCACTGTATATGCCACACTGCATCTGTCTCACTGTATATGTCTCACTGCATCTGTCTCACTGTATATGTCTCACTGTATGTCACTGCATATGTCTCATGGTTTATGTCTCACTGCATCTGTCTCACTGCCTATGTCTCATGGTTTATGTCTCACTGCATCTGTCTCACTGcctatgtctcactgcatatGTCTCACTGCATCTGTCTCACTGCCTATGTCTCATGGTTTATGTCTCACTGCATATGTCTCATGGTTTATGTCTCACTGCATATGTCTCACTGCATCTGTCTCACTGCATATGTCTCACTGtatatgtttcactgtatgtctCACTGCGAGTCTCACTGCATCTGTCTCACTGTATATGTCTCACTGCATAAGTCTTGCTGCATATGTCTCACTGCATCTGTCTCACTGTATACGTCTCACTGCCTCTGTCTCACTGTGTATGTCTCACTGCATATGTCTCACTGCATCTGTCTCACTGTATATGTCTCACTGATCTCACTGTATATGTCCCACTGCAAGTCTCATTGCATCTGCCTCACTGCATATGTCTCACTGCACATGTCTCACTGTATATGTCACACTGCATCTGTCTCACTGTATATGTCTCACTGCAAGTCTCACTGTATATGTCACACTGCATCTGTCTCACTGTATATGTCTCACTGCAAGTCTCACTGTATATGTCTCACTGCAAGTCTCACTGTATATGTCTCACTGCTTATGTCTCACTGTATATGTCTCACTGCAAGTCTCACTGCACCTGTCTCACTGTATATGTCATACTGCATCTGTCTCACTGTATATGTCTTGCTGCATCTGTCTCACTGTATATGTCTCACTGTATGTCACTGCATATGTCTCATGGTTTATGTCTCACTGCATACGTCTCGCTGCATACGTCTCACTGCATACGTCTCACTGTATATGTCTCACTGCATATGTCTCATGGTTTATGTCTCACTGTATATGTCTCACTGCATACGTCTCGCTGCATACGTCTCACTGTATATGTCTCACTGCATATGTCTCATGGTTTATGTCTCACTGTATATGTCTCACTGCATATGTCTCATGGTTTATGTCTCACTGTATATGTCTCACTGCATCTGTCTCACTGTATATGTCTCACTGATCTCACTGTATATGTCCCACTGCAAGTCTCATTGCATCTGCCTCACTGCATATGTCTCACTGCACATGTCTCACTGTATATGTCACACTGCATCTGTCTCACTGTAAGTCTCACTGTATATGTCACACTGCATCTGTCTCACTGTATATGTCTCACTGCAAGTCTCACTGTATATGTCACACTGCATCTGTCTCACTGTATATGTCTCACTGCAAGTCTCACTGTATATGTCTCACTGCAAGTCTCACTGTATATGTCTCACTGCTTATGTCTCACTGTATATGTCTCACTGCAAGTCTCACTGCACCTGTCTCACTGTATATGTCATACTGCATCTGTCTCACTGTATATGTCTTGCTGCATCTGTCTCACTGTATATGTCTCACTGTATGTCACTGCATATGTCTCATGGTTTATGTCTCACTGCATACGTCTCGCTGCATACGTCTCACTGCATACGTCTCACTGTATATGTCTCACTGCATATGTCTCATGGTTTATGTCTCACTGTATATGTCTCACTGCATACGTCTCGCTGCATACGTCTCACTGTATATGTCTCACTGCATATGTCTCATGGTTTATGTCTCACTGTATATGTCTCACTGCATATGTCTCATGGTTTATGTCTCACTGTATATGTCTCACTGCATCTGTCTCGCTGCATACGTCTCGCTGCATAGTCTCACTGTATATGTCTCATGGTTTATGTCTCACTGTATATGTCTCACTGCATCTTTCTCGCTGCATACGTCTCACTGTATATGTCTCACTGCATCTGTCTCATGGTTTATGTCTCACTGTATATGTCTCACTGCATCTTTCTCGCTGCATACGTCTCACTGTATATGTCTCACTGCATCTGTCTCATGGTTTATGTTTCACTGTATATGTCTCACTGCATAAGTCTTGCTGCATACGTCTCGCTGCATACGTCTCACTGTATGTCTCACTGCATCTGTCTCGCTGCATACGTCTCACTGTATGTGTCTCACTGCATACGTCTCACTGTATGTGTCTCACTGCATACGTCTCGCTGCATACGTCTCACTGTATGTGTCTCACTGCATACGTCTCACTGTATATGTCTCACTGCATCTGTCTCGCTGCATATGTCTCACTGTATATGTCTCATGGTTTATGTCTCACTGTATATGTCTCACTGCATCTTTCTCGCTGCATACATCTCATTGCATACATCTCACTGTATATGTCTCACTGCATCTGTCTCATGGTTTATGTCTCACTGTATATGTCTCACTGCATACGTCTCACTGTATGTGTCTCACTGCATACGTCGCGCTGCATACGTCTCACTGTATGTGTCTCACTGCATCTGTCTCGCTGCATACGTCTCACTGTATATGTCTCACTGCATCTGTCTCGCTGCATACGTCTCACTGTATGTGTCTCACTGCATATGTCTCATGGTTTATGTCTCACTGCATATGTCTCACTGATAACTGTATATGTCTCTCTCAGAAGCACATAATTTGCCATAGACACCCCAGAACCATAAAATCGTTTGTgagaaaactacaactacatacTACTACATCGTTTGTGAGATCTGTTGTATCTGAAGTACTTTGCTGTGCAGCTATGGCCTGGAGACATCTCGACATGGTGCTTCTAGTTTGTATGCCTGAGGTCTTCCTTGCTGAGGAGGAGGgcctaaggacaggggatgttctgggacacttctccatttgcttgtctgtttctgtttcattgttgaactttctgttggttaaatcagttctcATGTTCTGCCCtcagaggcgactgctgttgtgattttgggcacagcaaaaataaattgaactaaattaaactgaaatatctAACTGTgccttaaacacattttcagcccCAGTACAGGCTACCACAGTAATCTTAGTTGAAAGTGACATGTAAAaccagacaataaaaacacattagtcTTGATGTCCCagaataacaatataaaaataatcctAAATAGGCCATAGTCCTCACACTACAGGACCACGTGGTCAGAACCAGCAGCTGAGGAAATGTCCCTTTAACCAGAGAACTGCAGTTTAGGGAAAACAATGAGCTATAGCCAATCAGCAAAGAGATTATAAGCAAGTCCATAGTTGTCTCTCTGACCTTAAACTGAAAAAATGGAATTCAcgcttgtgtttgtgtctcgaTTCTAGCTCGGTTCTAGCTCGGTTCACAGCCCGCACCACCACAGAGTTGTCCTTCTGTCCACAGTCTTTGGACATGCTCGCGGCGGTGGTCGGGTCGGTGTTCCTTGGTCTCGGGTGTAGGACGGGTCTACTCGTCATTATCACCTTGTGCAGTTGGACCTGTGGCGCACATTCGCACCACCTTCCCTCTTCGTACGTTGCGGCAGTGTACGAGCACTGCGTGGCGCTGAACCCGGAGCCGCGTGTGCCCGTGTCCCGCAGCGCAGCGCTGCGTCACCTGCGCCAGAACCTCCAGGTGTACTCGAAGCAGGCCGCCAGGGCCGCGCTGCAGGTTCATCTTTGTGCTTACGTGTAGTAGTTGCCGTGGATCTGCCTAGTCTTTTAATTAGCCTATGATTAAACTATTATTAGTCTATTCATTTGTTACTCCTGCCACACAGTCTAATTAGGCCTAATATTTGCGAGACCTTGTACCCTGATTTTGTGTTCTGGGCAATTCCTGTGATATAAATGTGCCAGGAAGCTCCCGGCCCCCTTTTCCACCTGCGTGTCGCCTTAACAGTTCTTCTCACTAGAACATTCTGAAATTTAGATCTGTACCCAGTAGAGATTTTTGTtcacttaaaaacaaaacattttctataATGCTTGCCTTGTGTTGtctagtgtattttttttaaagtcattggagtataaaaaaatattatagtcTGAAACTTTTTCCTTAAACTGAAAGTTTGATTTATCCTGAAAACACTGGTATGTTGTACATGGGGTTAATATCTCATGGAATGTGTGGTGTGTGCAGGGTGCTCAGATTCTGGTTTTCCCAGAGGATGGCCTGCAGGGCTTTAACTTCACTCGCTCTTCTATAGCAGCCTACCTGGAGGTGGTCCCTGACCCACAGCAGGAAAGCTGGAACCCCTGTGAGGACCCACAGCGCCACCCGAACACTGAGGTCTCTCCTGACTCCAAATGTTCCAAACCCTAAcaactatttttactttttgcacACAAAAAAGTCCAAGCTAAGAAATATTGCAGTATTCCACTTGTGTTTAGGCTTCTGCTGCTCCAGTGCCAGTGcgctgtttgttttatattataagTTCATTTATATAGCTTTGAATGTCCAAGTACTATTTCAatgtgtgttttgaatgttttttattgaaaataaaatatgtccCCTGTGTTGCCAAATTTTTGTACAGCTATATCTCTTGTGACAGAACTTTCTCCCACAGGTGCAGCACTGGCTGAGCTGCCTGGCCCGGAGACATGGCCTGTATGTGGTAGCCAACATGGGCAGTGTGCAGCCCTGCTCTGGGGACTCTGGCAGCCCCTGTCCCCCTGATGGTCATTGGCACTTTAACACCAATGTGGTCTACAGGTTCAtgtctctgtgcctctctcagCTCCTTGAAGTGTGCATGTTACGCTAGTTTCCGATCTATGTcatttccttgtcacaaacagacttgaagttgtattttgtttcattcacacatgtttaacacacaagccctgcttgtttaggcttctctcaaagagagccaccttgtgatgtcatgtggcaatacagaaagtgctccactgtgtagaatcatttggataattttaaatCTCTACTAACAAAAGGTGAAATGTAGcggttaacatgaaaactaacgctttatgacatcacaaagtggaacagagcattttgagcacaGGTATGTtcttgaggaggtaacaacattaagccatgttgtaatgttgccatgttataaagctcacaagaatacattttgtgcaatataggatctttaaatcAGGAACATATGTGCTTGTACTCTTGATGTAGTCTGATGATTGAGTTTATGACGTGCAACCCTCATAATACCACACTGCCCTGAAATTATAGCCATTTTAGGTTTATATACTTAGTATTTGACTTGTTTGAAGGTACTTATGGCTAGTTTCAACAACAAGCTCCATAACTCCACTGGCAGTCATACTGAAAGCAAGAAGCCTGaatgtatttaaacattttacctATATTATTCTATCTGATAATTCTATCATTGTAAGGttgcagttatttgttttacattagAAAAAAGTCTGCAAGTCCAAGACCAATGtcctttttgttttcttaaggAATGATGGGTTGCTGGTGGCTCGCTATCACAAGCAGAACCTGTACTTTGAGGAGGCGTTCGACACCCCCCAACACATGGAAATGGTCACATTTGACACACCTTTTGCAGGAAGGTTTGGTCTTATTACCTGCTTTGACATCCTGTTCCAGCAGCCAACTGTGTCCATGGTGGAGAAGGTGTGCTCACAACACTGCACTAACTGCACTCTATTATCCTTATGACAACCTGAATCTCTGCAGGGTGTGCGCCAGTTCATTTTCCCCACTGCCTGGATGAACCAGCTCCCTCTCCTGGACGCTATTCAATTTCAGCAGGCCTTCAGTGTGGGGGCTAATGTCACACTGTTAGCTGCAAACATTCGCAGTGATGAGCTGATTATGACTGGAAGTGGGATCTATTCCCCCTCCTCTGCTATGTACCACCATGCTCAGAGAGGTGACCCAGAAGAGGGCTGGCTTGTGGTGGCCACACTGAGGCCATTGGAGCCTCTGCCTGACACACTGCCTGTAAGTCAGGTGATGCACAAGGAGCAGGGGTACACTGAAGTGAGATGGTATCTCTCTGAGGGCTGGAGAGCCCCGCCCTCTTTCACCTCCTGCATGATGCATGACCCTTTCACCTTCGTACTGTTGCCTGGGCCAGGGGGGCAGCTCAGTGTCTGCGATGGCTCCTTTTGTTGCTGGCTGCAGTATCAGTACATGGACAGTAACTTCACTGAAGTGTATGCACTGGGAGCATTCGCTGGAACGCACACTGTTAATGGACACTACAGTCTGCAGGTGGGTcactgtttattattttaaaaaatgccatCACACCATGAACAACTTCATCAGATCAGAGtgggaaataaaacatatacGTTTTCACATCAAAATAATGATTTTAAGTGTCACCACCTCCTCATTAACACATTCACTCAGAGGTCCTAATATTACATGGACTAATGCTTTTACAATTTCTGCATATTTAACAGTTAAATGTATTATTCTTATTACTTCAATATCATTCCTATGTGATAAATGTAGCAAAGCATAAACATGTATTCTTTGTACACAGAAGAAACGAcaattaaagggcctgtgctgtatcagattttttccccatgtatatgagcaaaatttgtcttgccccagtacagatatattgtgtaagcgGCTCTTgaggaatcaggaagtgcatgatTAACCGTTGTTGTTAGCACATCCATGatgacaaaactctgcactggcctctgtaagttgtgaaaagtgcttacaaactcattacagtgaataattaggatgcccaTCATGTTCTCCATATATGAAAAAAAGGACGTAGAATGTAATTAGCATGCGTGGACTacatacattttgaaaacagcGTACCTTCCCGTACTGTGTGGTGTTTTCCAAACaagcaataaaataaacatttttggtTAATAAATAGACATATTTTAattccttttttaaaataaattctaaAAATTATCACCTTAAAGAATTGGGCCAGCCCTGGTGTCACCCCAGTGAAAAAAGTCTGGGCACACCACTGGGTCTGTTGCAGTGAAGGGGCCACTCTTGAGGAGCTTAAGCAGCTTGTGGTGACATCAGCCGTCCTGTATGGTGTGGTTCAGGGTATTTATTAGTCATTATGTTtactgttgtatttgttttgtactCGTCTGCAGGTTTGTGCTCTGGTGAAATGTGCTGGAGCTGATGCCCATTCATGTGGACAGGAGGTGGTGGAGGCACAAACTAAAATGGACTTTGTGTTGGAGGGAACATTTAATACTAAACATGTGTACCCATCTGTTCTGTCCAGTCAGTACACTCTGGAGCAGCCGACGCTCCTCCACACCTCGGCACATGGGACTGTGACCATTGCACACTCTCATATGAGAGCAGGCCTCATCACGGCTGTTCTTTACGGCCGGACATACCACATGGACCCACACTGAAAACCaatcacatttattcatttatttagattttacatTTCCAAGATAACGTTTATTCTTTTCTATCTCATTACCAACCAATGTTATTTTGCCAATCCCATTTTTATCACTTTGAAGTGCATGATCAGTGCTTTTGTGGAAACTGGTTTAACGTTACAGTCACATTCTCTGGCATGAAAAGATCTGTAATTATttgtaaaacagaaataaaatctaACTAAATAATACAGTTGTGTCAAACAGGTTAAAagtgaacaaatgaacaaaactgaagTTGCGTTGCTAATGTGACATGAATCAGTAACTATAGAAAGTGGGTGATTGGTTTATTTCAATTTTGGTCAGGGCGTATTAGCCATATATTGATTCTGCTGTATAAAAGTGAAAATGCCTGGTCTCTTCATTGTGTGAAGAGCCCACTTCTGCACACCTGGGAGTCCGGGTCACACGTGTAGCCATACTGACAGCAATGGGTCCCGTCAGCACAGCAGCTGGCCTGGAAAACACACCAGAAAGGCCATTTATAAATAATACGCTCTCAGCCATATTTGTGATTGCAAAAAATGTGCAGTCCTACCCTTATAATACTTGTGTGTTTTCCTGGTAAAGAGAAGTAAAGTAGAGCACCTAAAGTTGCTTGCATAAGGATGCATTTTGAG is a window encoding:
- the dmac1 gene encoding distal membrane-arm assembly complex protein 1, giving the protein MSGPADPPGPAPRPAPLFGGCWSCRLLSGSALLLSGAYVFNEARKVMRKGGPTSMGTVAQITFAASVAAWGLVILADPVGKSQRKS
- the btd gene encoding biotinidase isoform X2, with amino-acid sequence MLAAVVGSVFLGLGCRTGLLVIITLCSWTCGAHSHHLPSSYVAAVYEHCVALNPEPRVPVSRSAALRHLRQNLQVYSKQAARAALQGAQILVFPEDGLQGFNFTRSSIAAYLEVVPDPQQESWNPCEDPQRHPNTEVQHWLSCLARRHGLYVVANMGSVQPCSGDSGSPCPPDGHWHFNTNVVYRNDGLLVARYHKQNLYFEEAFDTPQHMEMVTFDTPFAGRFGLITCFDILFQQPTVSMVEKGVRQFIFPTAWMNQLPLLDAIQFQQAFSVGANVTLLAANIRSDELIMTGSGIYSPSSAMYHHAQRGDPEEGWLVVATLRPLEPLPDTLPVSQVMHKEQGYTEVRWYLSEGWRAPPSFTSCMMHDPFTFVLLPGPGGQLSVCDGSFCCWLQYQYMDSNFTEVYALGAFAGTHTVNGHYSLQVCALVKCAGADAHSCGQEVVEAQTKMDFVLEGTFNTKHVYPSVLSSQYTLEQPTLLHTSAHGTVTIAHSHMRAGLITAVLYGRTYHMDPH
- the btd gene encoding biotinidase isoform X1, with amino-acid sequence MLAAVVGSVFLGLGCRTGLLVIITLCSWTCGAHSHHLPSSYVAAVYEHCVALNPEPRVPVSRSAALRHLRQNLQVYSKQAARAALQGAQILVFPEDGLQGFNFTRSSIAAYLEVVPDPQQESWNPCEDPQRHPNTEVQHWLSCLARRHGLYVVANMGSVQPCSGDSGSPCPPDGHWHFNTNVVYRFMNDGLLVARYHKQNLYFEEAFDTPQHMEMVTFDTPFAGRFGLITCFDILFQQPTVSMVEKGVRQFIFPTAWMNQLPLLDAIQFQQAFSVGANVTLLAANIRSDELIMTGSGIYSPSSAMYHHAQRGDPEEGWLVVATLRPLEPLPDTLPVSQVMHKEQGYTEVRWYLSEGWRAPPSFTSCMMHDPFTFVLLPGPGGQLSVCDGSFCCWLQYQYMDSNFTEVYALGAFAGTHTVNGHYSLQVCALVKCAGADAHSCGQEVVEAQTKMDFVLEGTFNTKHVYPSVLSSQYTLEQPTLLHTSAHGTVTIAHSHMRAGLITAVLYGRTYHMDPH